In Pseudobacter ginsenosidimutans, the following are encoded in one genomic region:
- a CDS encoding outer membrane beta-barrel family protein, producing the protein MDKKTFSLAGNISQAGGSVLDAMRNLPGITSQDGKLQLRGSDKVMVLIDGKQTALTGFGGQASLENIPASAIEKIEIINNPSARYDANGNAGIINIIFKKEKKEGFNGKLGISAGAGALWIKKENYPGIRPQYQATPKINPSLSLNYRKNKTNIFLQADNMYTKTLNKNEFADRFYDNGDTIRQQTKRNRTTNIVTVRTGVDWFKDASNTFTVSGLFSSESIIDRGDEPFFNASLKEQQRLWQFLEDEVKTTATATAIWQHKFAQPGRLLNINFNYTFHREDEKYFFTNIMPSFTGLDSFALLSDEHVADLNLDYIHPLKYGRFETGLKFRRRFIPVNMQFKPGLNSPLDTKAGGRADYSETIPAIYANYVLESNRYELEAGMRAEYVHVEYDVNPDHPVYKSDRYHYLQPFVNLRLGYKIDENNKISLSYNRRVDRPNEVDIRIFPKYDDAEIIKVGNPALRPQFTSNFELGYKTSWQSGNFFAAAYYKHTNATITRIGTVVPGSTIIYNVFQNAGNSYSYGLEFMISQEAAKWATINLNLNGYKNIIDAFSIVNKYPVESIYDAAREDIFSGNIKLNINFHLPYQAEAQLTAIYQAPDLVPQGKTFERFSIDAGVKKQIQQGKGELFLNATDIANTLQLKREIKGNGFRYTSTDYYETQVFRLGYAYKF; encoded by the coding sequence ATGGATAAGAAAACATTCAGCCTGGCCGGCAATATCAGTCAGGCCGGCGGTTCTGTACTGGATGCCATGAGGAACCTGCCCGGCATCACTTCCCAGGACGGCAAATTGCAATTAAGGGGAAGCGACAAGGTAATGGTATTGATCGATGGAAAACAAACTGCCCTCACAGGATTTGGAGGGCAAGCAAGCCTGGAGAACATTCCGGCTTCCGCCATCGAGAAGATCGAGATCATCAATAACCCTTCTGCCAGGTACGATGCCAACGGGAATGCCGGCATCATCAATATCATCTTCAAAAAAGAAAAGAAAGAAGGCTTTAACGGTAAACTTGGAATTAGCGCAGGAGCAGGAGCCTTATGGATCAAAAAAGAAAACTATCCCGGTATCCGCCCCCAATACCAGGCAACACCAAAGATCAATCCCTCCCTCTCACTCAATTACAGGAAGAACAAAACGAATATTTTCCTGCAGGCTGATAATATGTACACCAAAACTCTCAATAAGAACGAGTTTGCCGATCGTTTTTATGATAATGGAGATACCATTCGCCAACAAACCAAAAGAAACCGCACCACCAATATCGTAACTGTTCGAACAGGAGTGGACTGGTTCAAAGACGCATCAAACACATTCACTGTTTCCGGTTTATTCAGCAGTGAAAGTATAATCGACCGTGGCGATGAGCCCTTCTTCAATGCAAGTCTTAAGGAACAACAGCGTCTCTGGCAGTTCCTCGAGGATGAAGTAAAAACAACTGCCACGGCCACCGCAATCTGGCAGCATAAATTCGCTCAGCCAGGCCGTTTGCTGAATATCAATTTCAACTACACTTTTCACCGGGAAGATGAAAAATATTTCTTTACAAATATAATGCCTTCCTTTACCGGCCTCGATTCCTTTGCCCTGCTTTCCGATGAACATGTTGCCGATCTCAACCTCGACTATATACATCCCTTGAAATACGGACGTTTTGAAACAGGACTGAAGTTCAGAAGACGCTTTATCCCGGTGAATATGCAATTCAAACCCGGCCTCAATTCTCCACTTGATACAAAAGCCGGCGGAAGGGCAGACTACAGCGAGACCATCCCTGCCATCTATGCCAATTATGTTCTGGAGAGTAATCGGTATGAACTGGAAGCAGGTATGCGCGCAGAATATGTACATGTGGAATACGATGTGAACCCGGACCATCCTGTTTATAAAAGTGACAGGTACCATTATCTGCAGCCCTTTGTCAATCTTCGCCTGGGTTATAAGATCGATGAAAACAATAAAATATCCCTTAGCTATAACCGCCGTGTAGACCGGCCCAATGAAGTGGATATCCGGATATTTCCGAAATACGATGATGCAGAGATCATCAAGGTAGGCAACCCTGCCCTGCGTCCGCAATTCACCAGCAATTTCGAACTGGGATACAAAACATCCTGGCAATCCGGTAATTTCTTTGCAGCTGCCTATTATAAGCACACAAACGCCACCATCACACGCATCGGCACTGTTGTACCGGGTAGCACCATCATCTACAATGTGTTCCAGAATGCAGGAAACAGTTATTCATATGGGCTGGAATTCATGATCTCACAGGAAGCCGCTAAATGGGCTACCATCAATCTCAACCTCAATGGCTATAAGAATATTATCGATGCCTTCAGCATCGTCAACAAATATCCGGTTGAAAGTATTTACGATGCTGCAAGAGAGGACATATTTTCCGGGAACATCAAGCTCAATATAAATTTCCACCTGCCTTATCAGGCAGAAGCACAGTTGACAGCTATCTACCAGGCTCCGGACCTCGTGCCACAAGGCAAAACATTCGAACGGTTTTCCATTGACGCAGGTGTAAAAAAACAAATCCAGCAAGGGAAAGGAGAGCTCTTCCTCAACGCAACGGACATAGCCAATACACTGCAATTGAAAAGAGAAATAAAAGGCAAT
- a CDS encoding carboxypeptidase-like regulatory domain-containing protein, whose product MKYSLLLLSVLWQLSSKAQSSKTTLSGTVRDATQSALPFVNVTLLAVKDSSLVAGTITNEKGMFSIGILRPASTSCDAPTPDSKLQNRLFS is encoded by the coding sequence ATGAAATATTCCCTGTTACTCCTAAGTGTTTTATGGCAGCTCAGTTCCAAAGCACAATCATCCAAAACAACCTTATCCGGAACTGTGCGGGATGCCACACAATCAGCGCTTCCTTTTGTGAATGTTACCCTGCTGGCAGTAAAAGACAGCAGTTTAGTGGCAGGAACCATCACCAATGAAAAAGGAATGTTCTCCATCGGGATATTACGCCCGGCAAGTACATCCTGCGATGCTCCTACACCGGATTCCAAACTACAGAACAGGCTGTTCTCATAG
- a CDS encoding sensor histidine kinase: MNNLLNRSLKRFLLYSGLILIAGIPIYYLALSRLWQYELDEHQIILTPEARREDSLLIIGAVTILTVIFFALLLGGFILINRRISRQLWQPFYNTLERIRQFDLNRQQPVEFTPTDIAEFSRLNEALDKLLSANMATYHRQKEFADNASHELQTPIAIAQSKLEVLLQSQPLNDDQFEQIEEALNALSRVSRINKNLLLLTKIENNQYADLETIKLSALVTDILQMLENFLEEKNLRLTTSVQENIEVQGNRILVEILVQNLINNIIRHSPEGSSISISLNKHLLQLTNAGTSPLDAGRLFMRFATTGSHAPGTGLGLAIVKQIADRYRWKIDYQFQNNNHIFSIQF, from the coding sequence ATGAATAATCTTCTCAACCGATCCCTCAAAAGATTCCTGCTGTATTCCGGGCTCATCCTGATAGCCGGAATACCGATCTATTATCTTGCTCTCAGCAGGCTATGGCAATATGAATTGGATGAGCATCAGATCATACTTACGCCGGAAGCCCGCCGCGAAGACAGCCTCCTCATCATTGGCGCCGTAACCATTCTCACCGTTATCTTCTTTGCACTCCTCCTCGGAGGCTTCATCCTCATCAACCGGAGGATCTCCCGTCAACTCTGGCAACCATTCTACAATACCCTGGAACGCATAAGACAATTCGACCTGAACAGGCAACAACCAGTAGAATTCACCCCTACAGATATTGCAGAATTTTCCAGATTGAATGAAGCACTCGACAAACTGTTATCAGCCAACATGGCTACTTATCACAGACAGAAGGAGTTTGCAGATAATGCCTCCCACGAATTACAAACACCTATCGCCATTGCCCAATCGAAGCTGGAAGTATTACTGCAAAGCCAGCCCCTTAATGATGATCAGTTCGAACAGATAGAAGAAGCCCTCAATGCCCTATCAAGGGTAAGCAGGATCAACAAGAACCTTTTATTACTCACCAAGATCGAGAACAACCAATACGCAGATCTGGAAACAATAAAACTCTCTGCCCTGGTTACAGACATCTTACAAATGCTGGAAAATTTCCTGGAAGAGAAAAACCTCCGGCTTACCACCTCTGTCCAGGAGAATATCGAAGTGCAGGGGAACCGGATCCTGGTGGAAATACTGGTACAAAACCTGATCAACAATATCATCCGGCATAGTCCCGAAGGGAGCTCTATTTCTATTTCCCTCAACAAACACCTGCTTCAGCTTACCAATGCCGGCACCAGTCCGCTCGATGCCGGCCGTCTGTTCATGCGATTCGCCACTACCGGATCGCATGCTCCGGGCACAGGATTAGGTTTAGCAATTGTTAAACAAATAGCCGACCGTTATCGCTGGAAGATTGATTATCAATTTCAAAACAACAATCATATTTTCTCCATACAATTCTGA
- a CDS encoding response regulator transcription factor, with protein MKILIVEDEPELAKSIKQYLTTEQYLCEVAYNYAEALEKTDLYSYDCILLDLMLPGGDGMKILRHLKEENKQDGVIIISAKDSLDDKITGLQIGADDYLAKPFHLPELAARIHSVIRRKNFGHSNIIEQNEISVDLLARKVMVNNKEVPLTKKEFDLLLYFISNKNRVISRNALAEHLTGDMADLFDNHHVIYVHIRNLKKKLSDAGSANYLKTLYGTGYKWDI; from the coding sequence ATGAAAATTCTCATTGTAGAGGATGAACCGGAGCTGGCCAAAAGCATCAAACAATACCTGACCACTGAACAATATCTCTGTGAAGTGGCATATAACTATGCAGAAGCCCTGGAAAAAACAGATCTGTACTCTTATGATTGCATCTTACTTGATCTGATGCTGCCAGGCGGCGATGGCATGAAAATTCTCAGGCATCTCAAAGAAGAAAACAAACAGGATGGCGTGATCATCATCTCTGCAAAAGATTCACTGGACGATAAAATAACAGGGCTCCAGATCGGCGCAGACGACTATCTCGCCAAACCTTTTCATCTACCCGAACTGGCAGCTCGTATCCATTCTGTGATCCGGCGGAAAAATTTCGGTCACTCCAATATCATTGAACAAAACGAGATCAGTGTAGATCTCCTGGCCCGGAAAGTAATGGTCAATAATAAAGAAGTGCCGCTCACTAAAAAAGAATTCGATCTCCTTCTTTATTTCATCAGTAATAAGAATCGCGTGATTTCCAGGAATGCGCTTGCCGAACACCTGACCGGTGATATGGCTGATCTGTTCGACAATCATCATGTTATTTATGTCCATATCAGGAACCTGAAGAAAAAACTCAGCGATGCCGGCAGTGCCAATTACCTGAAAACATTATACGGAACCGGATATAAATGGGATATATGA
- a CDS encoding RNA polymerase sigma factor, producing the protein MPAGQTHNEKELLQLSAGGDESAFAQLFLQNRHKLFSFLMRLTQSPEATEDVIQDIFMKLWRNRSSLTEIESFSSYLFRMAQNQCITHFKRMAKETLILSRMASGASPSRSTTDEHLALKEVQEQLQQAVSKLTPQQKLVFTLSREKGLKYEEIAAELNISASTVKNHMIDALRIIRQHFHSSSNALLIGGLYILLDTLQKIK; encoded by the coding sequence TTGCCTGCCGGTCAAACACATAATGAAAAGGAACTCCTGCAACTGTCGGCCGGCGGCGATGAGTCTGCCTTTGCACAGCTCTTCCTGCAGAACAGACACAAATTGTTCAGTTTTCTGATGCGGCTTACACAATCACCCGAGGCTACGGAAGATGTAATTCAGGACATTTTCATGAAGCTTTGGCGGAACCGGTCTTCCCTAACGGAGATCGAAAGTTTCAGCAGTTACCTATTCAGGATGGCGCAGAACCAGTGCATCACGCATTTCAAGAGAATGGCCAAAGAGACGCTGATATTATCGCGGATGGCAAGCGGCGCCAGTCCCTCCCGATCCACCACTGATGAGCATCTGGCGCTTAAAGAAGTGCAGGAGCAGCTACAACAGGCAGTTTCCAAACTCACTCCCCAGCAAAAACTCGTATTCACCCTGAGCCGTGAAAAAGGATTGAAGTACGAGGAGATCGCTGCCGAATTGAATATCTCCGCCTCAACGGTAAAGAACCATATGATCGATGCGCTCCGCATCATCCGCCAGCATTTTCATTCTTCTTCCAATGCTTTGCTAATCGGCGGATTATATATACTGCTGGATACCCTTCAAAAAATAAAATAA
- a CDS encoding FecR family protein encodes MPTERIQYLVQRFFNNSCTPEEKEELAAWIIMPGNNEPLKELLRNAWEDHTPHTEMPEDMSQRLLTAMFREAKRPARIRYIRWAAAAAVVFIALAAGWWLMQKEKTVPQIVENKIIGPGSNGAVLTLSDGRTLVLDSIRNGVIATQGNTSVSINNGQLVYDAATGEGTASYNTMTTPKGRQFQLVLPDGTNVWLNAASSITYPTSFSGNERKVSVTGEAYFEVAKNATQPFKVSIQNSNTIEVLGTHFNVNAYNDDGLTRTTLLEGKIKVGQVILLPGEQVVAEGNATVSIDRSVQTAQVVAWKNGLFHFSKTSLQLVMKQLERWYNVDVQYTGTPPVLEINGKMDRGLSLQDILFWLWKNDVRTEMRGKTIIVQGQ; translated from the coding sequence ATGCCTACAGAAAGGATACAATACCTGGTTCAGCGGTTCTTCAACAATAGCTGTACTCCTGAAGAAAAGGAGGAACTGGCCGCCTGGATCATTATGCCGGGCAACAACGAACCCCTGAAAGAATTGCTACGCAATGCCTGGGAAGATCATACGCCCCACACGGAAATGCCGGAGGATATGTCGCAAAGACTATTGACGGCAATGTTCAGAGAAGCAAAAAGGCCTGCGCGGATCCGGTATATACGGTGGGCAGCTGCAGCTGCAGTAGTTTTCATTGCACTTGCCGCCGGTTGGTGGTTAATGCAAAAGGAGAAAACTGTACCGCAGATAGTTGAAAACAAAATCATCGGGCCCGGGTCAAATGGCGCTGTCCTCACACTGTCTGATGGTCGTACGCTGGTGCTCGACAGTATCAGGAACGGCGTTATCGCCACGCAGGGAAACACTTCTGTTTCCATCAACAACGGCCAACTGGTATATGATGCTGCAACCGGAGAGGGTACTGCAAGCTATAATACCATGACAACACCCAAAGGCAGACAGTTTCAGCTGGTGCTGCCCGATGGCACTAACGTATGGTTGAATGCAGCCTCCTCAATCACTTATCCCACCTCGTTTTCAGGGAATGAAAGAAAAGTGTCCGTTACTGGCGAAGCTTATTTTGAAGTGGCGAAGAATGCAACGCAGCCTTTCAAAGTGAGTATTCAAAATAGTAACACCATTGAAGTTCTCGGAACTCATTTCAATGTGAATGCCTATAATGATGATGGCCTTACCAGAACTACACTCCTGGAAGGAAAGATCAAAGTAGGGCAGGTGATACTTCTACCAGGTGAGCAGGTTGTTGCTGAAGGCAATGCAACGGTAAGCATCGATCGCTCTGTGCAAACGGCGCAGGTGGTGGCATGGAAAAATGGACTATTCCATTTCAGTAAAACCAGTCTGCAGCTGGTAATGAAACAACTGGAAAGATGGTACAATGTAGATGTTCAATATACTGGCACGCCACCGGTGCTCGAGATCAATGGTAAGATGGACCGGGGGCTCAGTCTGCAGGATATTCTTTTCTGGCTATGGAAGAATGATGTGCGAACAGAGATGAGGGGTAAGACAATTATCGTACAGGGGCAATAA
- a CDS encoding SusC/RagA family TonB-linked outer membrane protein, whose translation MQKTAIGSGLARGGGHTITKTCLPGRQALLVMKLMVVLLTAAFVNVSAEGLSQKVSYSGKSADIKSVFLEVEKQTGYLFVYNEPVLQSVKPVSIRASNLPLQQFLSLLFNDQPLDYIIKSKTILLFRKTVEVTREEPVRLIIGALPPPVTGLVTDENGKPMQGATVTVKNTKLAVVTGPDGRFSITAKTGDVLVVSFVNYESQEVKVTDKPLRVSLKPLVVKLEDAVVNGIYKRPVENYTGAAQSYTVEELRKVNNTNVLAAIRSLDASIQMPSNINTGSDPNQLPQIQVRGSNSIANTDLTSQYGYISNPPLLILDGFEVPLQRIYDLDMNRVARVTILKDAAATSIYGSKAANGVLVIETLQPKKGKLQFGYNNNLSLNAPDLTSYHLLNAERKLQLELAAGIYNINPSMKLEEKEERERLYNQRLAEARRGVNTYWLSKPLQTSFGQRHSIFLGGGDDYMRYGVDLAYNNAPGVMKGSKRENISGGVNLMYHKNNLQFTNYLSVTHNNSVNSPYGNFSQYAKMNPYWRPADSVSGKVNKILQGPDDPANWYFIAYNPLYNSTLKTHNYTKYLNVTNNFQADWNILPALKFSTRFSMYTQKNEGVVFLPADAVEFVRTPDSLISTRGYFQQMNGNNTSYQGDVFLNYGKNFGKHTVFATGGYHIQQDRTYTSTITVQGFPNSEMDDLLFGLQYPANDKPTGSEAILRLVSYYGNLSYAYDYRYLLDVSFRRDGSSLFGSNQHFAPFWSVGIGWNLHKEKFIQLPELINRFKLRASYGSTGSQNFPSFASAQTYSYLTSTRYLDHIGATMLSLGNPDLRWQQTNKLNAGADLEFFKGRIQATVNYYQERTEDLFTSINTTPSSGFNSYFANLGVVQNKGIELYLTAFVIKNERRNLYWSFYGNLLHNKNKLLKISDALKAQNDKALGEQTKPTNPITAPVLQYQEGQSVSTIYAVRSLGIDPSTGNEIFLTRDGQQTYLWNPLDEVPVGDNQPKLNGNLGTNFMYKGISINVSMRTELGGQVYNRTLADRVENADPIYNVDERVLTDRWQKPGDQARFKGIATIGGSPRTDVTKASSRFIQDNNALYCDAITLGYLFPKKLTSKWHMSRFQCYFYINNPFVISSVRQERGLDYPFARNYALSLQLGF comes from the coding sequence ATGCAAAAAACTGCTATTGGCAGTGGCCTTGCCCGTGGGGGCGGCCACACCATCACCAAAACCTGCTTGCCGGGAAGGCAGGCGCTGTTAGTAATGAAACTAATGGTTGTGTTATTGACTGCGGCCTTTGTGAATGTGAGCGCCGAAGGCCTTTCGCAAAAAGTAAGTTATTCAGGAAAGAGTGCAGATATCAAATCTGTTTTCCTGGAAGTGGAAAAGCAAACCGGTTATCTCTTCGTTTACAACGAACCGGTATTGCAAAGTGTGAAGCCCGTTTCTATCCGGGCCAGCAATCTTCCATTACAACAGTTCCTCAGCTTGTTGTTCAATGATCAACCCCTGGATTACATCATCAAGAGCAAGACCATTCTCCTGTTCCGCAAAACTGTTGAGGTTACCAGGGAAGAGCCTGTAAGGCTTATCATTGGCGCGCTACCTCCGCCTGTAACGGGTTTGGTCACCGATGAAAATGGTAAACCCATGCAGGGTGCCACCGTAACGGTGAAGAACACCAAACTGGCTGTTGTAACCGGCCCCGACGGCCGCTTTTCCATAACTGCCAAAACAGGCGATGTGCTGGTGGTTTCTTTCGTGAACTATGAATCGCAGGAAGTGAAAGTGACGGACAAGCCACTTCGGGTTTCCCTGAAGCCATTGGTAGTAAAACTGGAAGATGCTGTTGTGAATGGTATCTACAAAAGACCTGTGGAGAATTATACCGGTGCTGCACAATCCTACACCGTTGAGGAATTGAGAAAAGTGAACAACACGAATGTGCTTGCTGCCATCCGCTCACTGGATGCATCCATTCAAATGCCTTCCAATATCAATACGGGTTCCGATCCCAACCAGCTACCGCAGATCCAGGTGCGCGGTTCCAACAGTATCGCCAACACAGACCTGACCAGTCAGTATGGCTATATCAGCAACCCGCCACTCCTGATCCTTGATGGTTTTGAAGTACCACTGCAACGGATATACGATCTGGACATGAACCGTGTTGCCCGTGTAACCATCCTCAAAGATGCAGCCGCCACTTCTATCTATGGCTCAAAAGCTGCCAATGGGGTACTGGTGATTGAAACCCTGCAACCGAAAAAAGGCAAATTGCAATTCGGTTATAACAATAATCTTTCACTGAACGCTCCTGATCTTACCAGTTATCATTTGCTGAATGCAGAACGGAAGCTTCAACTGGAACTGGCTGCCGGTATTTACAATATCAATCCTTCAATGAAACTTGAAGAGAAGGAAGAACGGGAGCGTTTGTATAACCAGCGTCTGGCAGAAGCCAGGAGAGGCGTCAACACATACTGGTTATCGAAACCCCTGCAAACATCTTTCGGGCAGCGTCATAGCATTTTTCTCGGAGGGGGCGATGATTACATGCGATATGGTGTAGACCTCGCCTACAACAATGCACCCGGCGTGATGAAAGGATCGAAGCGTGAGAATATTTCCGGTGGTGTGAACCTGATGTACCACAAGAACAACCTGCAATTCACCAACTACCTTTCAGTTACCCATAACAATTCAGTCAATTCTCCTTATGGAAACTTCTCCCAGTATGCAAAAATGAATCCTTACTGGCGCCCGGCAGACAGCGTTTCAGGAAAAGTGAACAAAATTTTACAGGGGCCGGATGATCCGGCGAATTGGTACTTCATCGCCTACAATCCACTCTATAACTCCACTTTGAAAACGCATAATTATACGAAGTACCTGAATGTTACCAATAACTTCCAGGCCGACTGGAATATTTTACCCGCTTTAAAATTCAGCACCCGCTTCAGCATGTACACGCAGAAGAATGAAGGTGTGGTATTCTTGCCAGCCGATGCCGTGGAATTTGTAAGAACGCCGGACAGTTTAATTTCCACACGCGGTTACTTCCAGCAAATGAACGGCAACAACACCAGCTACCAGGGGGATGTGTTCCTGAACTATGGAAAGAACTTCGGCAAGCATACTGTATTTGCAACAGGCGGTTATCATATTCAGCAAGACAGGACTTATACCAGCACAATTACAGTGCAGGGCTTTCCCAATTCAGAAATGGATGATCTGCTCTTTGGTTTGCAATACCCTGCGAATGATAAGCCGACGGGATCAGAAGCCATCTTACGTCTGGTTAGTTATTACGGGAACCTCAGCTATGCCTATGATTATCGTTACCTGCTGGATGTATCTTTCCGTCGCGATGGCTCTTCCCTTTTCGGTTCCAATCAACACTTCGCACCTTTCTGGTCGGTGGGAATCGGATGGAACCTCCATAAAGAAAAATTCATTCAACTGCCTGAACTGATCAACCGTTTCAAACTGCGCGCATCTTACGGATCTACCGGTTCGCAAAACTTTCCTTCTTTCGCTTCAGCGCAAACTTATTCCTATCTCACTTCCACGAGATACCTTGATCATATCGGCGCAACCATGCTTAGTCTCGGCAATCCTGATTTGCGCTGGCAGCAAACCAATAAGCTGAACGCAGGCGCAGACCTCGAGTTTTTCAAAGGGCGTATCCAGGCAACCGTCAACTACTATCAGGAAAGAACAGAGGATCTTTTCACTTCCATCAATACCACACCTTCTTCCGGCTTCAACAGTTATTTCGCTAACCTGGGCGTTGTACAGAATAAAGGCATCGAGCTTTACCTCACAGCTTTTGTGATAAAGAATGAAAGAAGAAATCTGTACTGGAGTTTTTATGGCAACCTGCTTCATAACAAGAACAAACTGCTGAAGATCTCCGATGCCCTGAAAGCACAAAACGATAAGGCGCTGGGCGAACAAACAAAGCCCACCAATCCCATCACGGCGCCGGTGTTGCAATACCAGGAAGGCCAAAGCGTGAGCACCATCTATGCAGTCCGCTCACTGGGCATCGATCCCAGTACCGGCAATGAGATCTTCCTTACACGTGATGGGCAGCAAACCTACCTGTGGAACCCGCTAGATGAAGTGCCCGTGGGCGATAACCAACCCAAATTGAATGGCAACCTCGGCACCAATTTTATGTATAAGGGTATAAGCATCAACGTTAGTATGCGCACAGAATTGGGGGGACAGGTTTACAACCGTACCCTGGCAGACCGGGTAGAGAATGCCGATCCCATTTACAATGTTGATGAACGCGTACTCACAGACCGCTGGCAGAAACCCGGTGACCAGGCACGTTTCAAAGGTATTGCCACTATCGGCGGCAGCCCCCGCACCGATGTTACCAAAGCAAGCTCCCGCTTCATACAGGACAACAATGCGCTGTACTGCGATGCCATCACGCTCGGTTACCTGTTCCCGAAAAAACTGACCAGCAAATGGCATATGAGCCGCTTCCAGTGCTATTTCTATATCAATAACCCGTTTGTGATTTCTTCAGTTAGGCAGGAGAGAGGATTGGATTATCCTTTCGCCAGGAACTATGCCTTGTCGCTGCAACTCGGTTTCTAA
- a CDS encoding RagB/SusD family nutrient uptake outer membrane protein, translated as MRLLLIFISLLTIASGCNKWLDAKPKTLIESEQLFKSEKGFEDAMYGVYTTMSRSSLYGEQLTMSFLDVLAQQYNCQSKPSHIFYQVANYNYLDGGVKTRIDSIWSLMYFSITNLNNVLLNIEGKKSMFQPQNYDLIKGEAIGLRAFLHFDLLRLFGAPCLTGAAKPAIPYIKTVSGGVTPLSTVSAALDSVISELKTASALLSGYKTINYNYYEPENQLQNDWLNHRQSHFNYWAAEATLARAYLYKGDKQQALVHAQNVIDAGFFDFQTPKRISDLNDRTFIPEHVFALSKFDIRPLENKYFRVTGGVNVGTDIQLTNSYGNGGVVDQIYEINAGGVSDIRYGRLWELSGSVYFCSKWWQESSNPIFNNWVPLVRLPEMYYIAAECSDPATATTYLNTVREYRGVPDLPTGLDAAAVQQELLKEYQKEFYAEGQLFYYYKRLNSPVIRFSVIAPSERAYTLPLPDSELQYRN; from the coding sequence ATGAGACTTTTACTGATTTTCATTTCGCTGCTCACTATAGCCTCCGGCTGCAATAAATGGCTGGACGCAAAACCAAAGACCCTGATCGAATCAGAGCAATTGTTCAAATCTGAAAAAGGATTTGAAGATGCCATGTACGGTGTGTATACAACCATGTCGCGGTCTTCATTGTATGGAGAACAACTCACGATGAGCTTCCTGGATGTGCTGGCCCAGCAATACAACTGCCAGTCAAAACCCAGTCATATTTTTTACCAGGTTGCCAATTACAATTACCTCGATGGTGGCGTGAAAACAAGGATCGACAGTATCTGGAGCCTGATGTATTTTTCCATCACCAACCTGAACAATGTGCTGCTCAACATCGAAGGAAAGAAAAGTATGTTCCAGCCGCAGAACTATGACCTGATCAAAGGGGAGGCCATCGGCCTGCGCGCCTTCCTGCATTTCGACCTGCTGCGTTTGTTCGGCGCTCCCTGTCTGACAGGTGCAGCAAAACCTGCCATCCCCTATATTAAAACTGTATCCGGCGGCGTTACACCCTTATCTACCGTGAGTGCTGCGCTCGACTCGGTGATCTCTGAACTCAAAACTGCTTCGGCATTGCTGAGTGGCTACAAGACCATCAACTATAATTATTACGAACCGGAAAACCAGTTGCAGAACGATTGGCTGAACCATCGCCAGAGCCATTTCAATTACTGGGCCGCAGAAGCAACACTGGCAAGGGCTTACCTCTATAAAGGAGATAAGCAACAGGCGCTGGTTCATGCGCAGAATGTAATCGATGCAGGCTTCTTCGATTTCCAGACCCCGAAGAGGATCTCCGATCTCAATGACCGGACCTTCATTCCCGAACATGTATTTGCGCTCAGTAAGTTCGATATACGACCACTGGAGAATAAGTATTTCAGGGTCACAGGAGGAGTGAATGTTGGCACAGACATACAGCTTACCAATTCCTATGGTAATGGTGGAGTTGTGGACCAGATCTATGAGATCAACGCCGGCGGTGTGAGCGATATCCGTTACGGACGCCTTTGGGAGCTGAGTGGCAGCGTATACTTCTGCTCCAAATGGTGGCAGGAATCTTCCAATCCCATTTTCAATAACTGGGTGCCGCTGGTCCGTCTTCCTGAAATGTATTATATCGCAGCCGAATGTTCCGATCCTGCAACGGCCACCACTTACCTCAACACTGTTCGTGAATACAGAGGTGTCCCCGATCTGCCAACAGGACTGGATGCTGCAGCTGTTCAACAGGAACTGTTGAAGGAATACCAGAAGGAATTCTATGCTGAAGGACAATTATTCTACTATTACAAAAGATTGAATAGTCCCGTAATCAGGTTCTCCGTTATTGCTCCATCTGAAAGGGCATACACATTGCCACTGCCTGATTCCGAACTACAGTATAGAAACTAA